The Pseudomonas fluorescens genome includes a window with the following:
- a CDS encoding benzoate/H(+) symporter BenE family transporter, whose protein sequence is MTEVTTTPLRPFADTSPSAIVAGFIAMMTGYTSSLVLMFQAGQAAGLTSGQISSWIWAISIGMAVCSIGLSLRYRTPITIAWSTPGAALLITSLGGVSYGEAIGAYITCAVLVTICGLTGSFERLVKRIPASLAAALLAGILFKIGSEIFVATQHRTGLVLGMFFTYLIVKRLSPRYAVLAALLIGTALSGLLGLLDFSGFALEVATPVWTTPHFSLAATISIGIPLFVVAMTSQNMPGIAVLRADGYNVPASPLITSTGIASLLLAPFGSHGINLAAISAAICTGPHAHEDRNKRYTAAVWCGVFYGIAGVFGATLAALFAALPKELVLSIAALALFGSIINGLSIAMSEVKEREAALITFMVTASGLTLFSIGSAFWGIVAGVLTLLILNWRKD, encoded by the coding sequence ATGACCGAAGTCACGACCACGCCACTTCGTCCATTCGCCGACACCTCACCCTCGGCCATCGTCGCCGGGTTCATCGCGATGATGACCGGCTACACCAGTTCCCTGGTGCTGATGTTCCAGGCCGGGCAGGCAGCCGGGCTGACCAGCGGACAGATTTCTTCGTGGATCTGGGCAATTTCCATCGGCATGGCGGTGTGTTCCATCGGCCTATCGCTGCGCTATCGCACACCGATCACCATCGCCTGGTCGACACCCGGCGCAGCGCTGCTGATCACCAGTCTGGGTGGCGTGAGTTATGGCGAGGCCATCGGCGCCTATATCACCTGTGCAGTATTGGTGACGATCTGTGGCCTGACCGGCAGTTTCGAGCGCCTGGTCAAGCGCATCCCGGCCTCGCTGGCGGCGGCGTTGCTGGCGGGGATCCTGTTCAAGATCGGCAGCGAGATCTTCGTCGCCACCCAGCATCGCACCGGCCTGGTGCTGGGGATGTTTTTCACCTACCTGATCGTCAAGCGCCTGTCGCCCCGCTATGCGGTACTGGCGGCATTGTTGATCGGTACGGCGCTGTCGGGCCTGTTGGGGCTGCTGGACTTCAGCGGCTTCGCCCTGGAAGTCGCGACACCGGTGTGGACCACGCCGCACTTTTCCCTGGCGGCCACCATCAGCATCGGCATTCCGTTGTTCGTGGTGGCGATGACCTCGCAGAACATGCCCGGCATCGCCGTGCTGCGGGCCGACGGCTACAACGTGCCGGCCTCGCCGCTGATCACCAGCACCGGCATCGCTTCGCTACTGCTGGCGCCGTTCGGCTCCCATGGCATCAACCTGGCGGCCATCAGCGCGGCGATCTGCACCGGCCCCCACGCCCACGAAGATCGCAACAAGCGCTACACGGCGGCGGTCTGGTGCGGGGTCTTCTACGGGATTGCCGGGGTGTTTGGCGCCACGCTGGCGGCGTTGTTCGCGGCGCTGCCCAAGGAACTGGTGCTGTCCATCGCGGCCTTGGCGCTGTTCGGGTCGATCATCAATGGCTTGAGCATCGCCATGAGTGAAGTGAAGGAGCGGGAAGCGGCGTTGATCACCTTCATGGTCACGGCGTCGGGGCTGACGCTGTTCTCCATCGGTTCGGCGTTCTGGGGGATTGTGGCGGGGGTGTTGACGTTGCTGATCCTGAACTGGCGCAAGGATTGA